One stretch of Ananas comosus cultivar F153 linkage group 6, ASM154086v1, whole genome shotgun sequence DNA includes these proteins:
- the LOC109711930 gene encoding transmembrane protein 87A-like: protein MATIRTHPVPSSPLPLPLLFLLLLLLLFYAPFSDASVHDYNGERFAGMGNAFILHGGSEGLYASVSNPNSTEGSNGDSFIRFDKLTFKRPETSNESAKGSDSVKVHAIIFEVEDREMIGGSAYGGQRAICCTPDLAKLGACTQGAVIYRPSTQNPDWPQVLVASFTGNDLTATLPSRTVPITRTGMYNMYFIHCDPSLNGLEIEGKTIWKNPTGYLPGRMAPLMNFYGFMSFAFAILGIFWFSQYARFWKEVIPLQNCITFVITLGMLEMALWYFEYAKFNETGVRPMGITFWAVTFGTIKRTVARVIILIVAMGYGVVRPTLGGLTSKVIMLGGTFFLASEILELVENVGAISDLSGKARLFLVLPVALLDAFFIIWIFTSLSKTLDKLQARRLMVKLDIYRKFTNALAVAVIVSVGWTCYELYFKSSDVFNERWQRAWIIPAFWQVLSFSLLCVICALWAPSQNSMRYAYSDDASEDFDREDTLSLIKPGPIPPKDGRSFPASPDTKTTISISTPISHDGMEVEDKRE from the exons ATGGCGACGATCCGTACTCATCCCGTTCCCTCTTCTCCTctacctcttcctctcctcttcctcctcctcctcctcctcctcttctacGCCCCATTCTCCGATGCTTCGGTTCACGACTACAATGGCGAGAGGTTCGCGGGCATGGGCAACGCCTTCATCCTCCACGGCGGGAGCGAGGGCCTCTACGCCTCCGTATCAAATCCTAACTCCACCGAGGGGAGCAATGGTGACTCCTTCATTCG TTTCGATAAACTCACTTTTAAAAGACCGGAGACGTCTAATGAGTCAGCTAAGGGAAGTGATTCAGTGAAGGTGCACGCTATCATTTTTGAAGTAGAAGATCGCGAGATGATTGGCGGATCAGCCTATGGTGGTCAGAGAGCTATTTGTTGCACCCCAGATCTGGCAAAATTAGGTGCTTGTACTCAAGGTGCTGTGATTTACCGCCCTTCCACTCAGAACCCTGACTGGCCACAAGTTCTTGTTGCTTCCTTTACTGGAAACGATCTCACGGCAACACTGCCTTCTCGGACTGTACCTATAACCAGAACTGGAATGTACAACATGTACTTCATACACTGTGACCCGTCACTAAATGGACTGGAGATTGAAGGGAAAACTATATGGAAGAACCCCACTGGCTATCTACCTGGAAGGATGGCTCCTCTCATGAACTTCTATGGATTCATGTCTTTTGCCTTTGCCATACTCGGTATCTTCTGGTTCTCTCAGTACGCAAGGTTTTGGAAAGAGGTCATTCCGCTTCAGAACTGCATCACTTTTGTCATTACTTTGGGCATGCTTGAAATGGCATTATGGTACTTTGAGTATGCCAAGTTCAATGAGACTGGAGTCCGACCAATGGGGATCACATTTTGGGCAGTGACGTTCGGTACGATTAAAAGAACGGTCGCTCGTGTTATAATTCTTATTGTTGCTATGGGTTATGGTGTTGTAAGGCCTACTCTTGGTGGTCTGACTTCCAAGGTTATTATGCTTGGAGGCACATTCTTTTTAGCATCTGAGATTCTTGAATTAGTGGAGAATGTTGGTGCTATAAGTGATCTTTCTGGAAAGGCACGGCTGTTCTTGGTTCTTCCTGTGGCACTCTTGGATGCTTTCTTCATTATTTGGATATTCACTTCTCTTTCCAAGACTTTGGATAAACTTCAG GCAAGAAGATTAATGGTCAAGCTTGACATATACAGGAAGTTTACAAATGCATTGGCTGTGGCTGTTATCGTATCTGTTGGTTGGACTTGCTATGAG CTCTACTTCAAGTCAAGTGATGTGTTCAATGAGCGATGGCAGAGAGCTTGGATAATTCCTGCCTTCTGGCAAgtcctctccttttctcttctctgCGTTATTTGTGCTCTGTGGGCACCTTCTCAGAATTCAATGAg ATATGCATACTCTGATGATGCGAGCGAAGACTTTGACAGAGAGGATACTCTATCTTTAATAAAGCCAGGGCCAATTCCTCCAAAGGATGGCCGGAGTTTTCCTGCTTCTCCGGATACTAAAACCACAATAAGC